Proteins encoded by one window of Dietzia sp. B32:
- a CDS encoding pirin-like bicupin family protein, whose amino-acid sequence MSEIRIHRSRARSHDAGGWLDSRHSFSFGRYQDPMNTHFGRLLVNNDDRIAAGSGFDTHGHRDMEIVTWVLSGSLVHQDSEGHSGVIYPGLAQRMSAGSGILHSERNDGWRDGSVRSEHAPVDPVHLVQMWVVPDTAGGEPGYEQLEIESPELENQLAVVAGGLPTYSDRAAIRIRNRASALLAARLDPGRSVQLPDAPYLHLYVPLGSVALEGEGVLDTGDAARMTASGGRRVTAGDHGAEILVWEMHAGMTMLDVRGH is encoded by the coding sequence GTGGCTGGACTCCCGGCACTCGTTCTCGTTCGGCCGGTACCAGGACCCGATGAACACCCACTTCGGGCGCCTGTTGGTGAACAACGACGACCGCATCGCCGCCGGCTCCGGGTTCGACACGCACGGCCACCGCGACATGGAGATCGTCACCTGGGTCCTCTCCGGCTCGCTCGTACACCAGGACTCCGAGGGACACAGCGGCGTCATCTACCCCGGACTCGCACAGCGGATGAGCGCGGGCTCGGGCATCCTGCACTCCGAACGCAACGATGGCTGGCGCGACGGCTCGGTCCGCAGTGAGCATGCCCCCGTGGACCCGGTCCACCTCGTCCAGATGTGGGTCGTCCCGGACACCGCCGGCGGGGAGCCCGGGTACGAACAGCTGGAGATCGAATCACCGGAGCTCGAGAACCAGCTCGCCGTCGTCGCCGGAGGGCTACCCACCTACTCGGACCGCGCCGCCATCCGGATCCGCAACCGCGCGTCCGCGCTCCTCGCGGCGCGACTGGACCCCGGCCGGTCCGTCCAGCTCCCCGACGCCCCCTACCTCCACCTCTACGTGCCGCTGGGCTCGGTGGCGCTGGAGGGCGAGGGCGTGCTGGACACCGGCGACGCCGCCCGCATGACCGCCTCGGGCGGGCGGCGCGTCACCGCCGGTGACCACGGGGCCGAGATCCTCGTGTGGGAGATGCACGCGGGCATGACGATGCTCGACGTGCGCGGGCACTAG